TGGCGATGGTGCTGACCGCGGGCGCGAGCACGGGCGCACCACCGCCCGCCCCACCCGGAGCCGGCGAGGCGGGCAGCGGCGGTGCCGGCCAGCTGATCACCCTCGTGACCGGCGACCGCGTGCTGGTCGGCGCCGGCGAGCCGGGACGCGAGAGCGTGACCATGGTGCCCGGGCCGGACAGCCCGTCCGACGCGGTGCAGGTCCGCCGCACCCCCGACGGTACGTACGTCGTGCCGGCCGCGGCGCGGCCGCTCCTCGCGGCGGGCGCGCTCGACCCCGGCCTGTTCGACGTCACCGCGCTGGTCGCCCAGGGCTACGGCGACGAGGACCGGCCGACGCTGCCGCTCATCGTGCAGTACTCCGGCTCGGGGGCGGCGGCGCGCGAGCTGCCCGGCGCGACCGTCACCGCCGCGCTGAACAGCATCGACGCCGTCGCGGTCGAGCAGGACAAGGACGCCGCGGCGCAGTTCTGGTCGACGCTCTCGCCGGCCGACGGCGCGCGCGGGGCCGCCGGCGCGATCTCGCACGTCTGGCTCGACGGCACGGTCCGGGCCAGCCTCGACGAGAGCGTCCCCCAGATCGGCGCCCCGCAGGCGTGGGAGGACGGGTACGCCGGCGCCGGTGCCGTGATCGCGGTCCTCGACACCGGCGTCGACGCCACCCACCCCGACCTCGCCGGGCGGGTCGTCGCCGAGCAGAACTTCTCGACGTCCGACGACGCGCTGGACCGGTTCGGGCACGGCACGCACGTCGCCTCGATCGCCGCGGGCACCGGCGCGGCGTCGGACGGGAGCTTCCGCGGCGTCGCGCCCGAGGCGGCGCTCATCTCGGGCAAGGTCCTCGACGACCACGGCTCCGGCCTGGTGTCCGATGTCATCGACGGCATGGAGTGGGCGGCCGAGCAGGGCGCCGACGTCGTCAACCTCAGCCTCGGGACGGAGCCGACCGACGGACAGGACCCCGCGTCGCTCGCCGTCGACCGGCTGACGGAGGAGTCGGGGGTGCTCTTCGTGATCGCGGCGGGGAACTTCGGTGACGGCCCCGACACGGTCACGAGCCCGGCGGCGGCCGACGCCGCCCTCGCGGTCGGCGCCGTGGACGGCGATGACGTCCTCGCGCCGTTCTCCAGCCGCGGCCCGCGGCTCACCGACAGGGCCATCAAGCCGGAGATCAGCGCTCCCGGCGTCGAGATCACCGCGGCGCGGTCGACCACCATCGACGGCGGCGGCGACGAGGCGTACATGGAGGCGAGCGGGACGTCCATGGCGGCGCCGCACGTCGCCGGCGCGGCCGCGATCCTCGCGGGGCAGCACCCGGACTGGTCGGCGGCGCAGCTACGCGCCGTCCTGATGGCGACCGCCGCCCCTGCCTCTGACGTCAGCATCTACGAGCAGGGCGCCGGCCGGGTCGACGTCGCCGCGGCCGCGACCGTGAGCGTCGTGCCGTCGGCGGGCGAGCTGGAGTTCGGCCACCACCGCTGGCCGCACGATGACGTCGAGCCGGTCACCCGCGAGGTCGCCTACACCAACGTCTCCGATGCTCCCGTGACGCTGGACGTCGCCGTCACCGCGACGGGGGCCGGGCCACCGCTCGCGGACTCGCTCACCGTCACGCCGTCCGAGCTGACGATCCCCGCCGGCGGCACCGCGACGGCCGCCGTGACCGCCGACGTCGCCGCCCTCGGGCCTGGCACCTACGAGGCCGCCGTCGTCGCCACCGACCCGGCGACGCAGCGCTCCGTCCGCATTCCCGCCGGCTGGTACGCCGAGCCGGAGACGTACGACGTCACGGTGCGGCTGGTGGGCCGTGACGGTGAGCCGACACCCGGCGAGGTCGACGTCGTCGAGGTCGAGCAGGACAGCTGGGCGGTCGAGCCGGCGCCGGACGGGACGGCGACCCTCCGGCTGCCCCCGGGCACGTACTCGTTCGGCTCGTTCCTGCACCGCGAGGCCGAGGACGACCGGGTGACGGAGTTCACGTTGGTCGTCGAGCCGGAGGTCGAGGTGGCGGGTACCACGGAGGTCGTCCTCGACGCTCAGAGCGCCGAGCCGGTCCACACGACGGTCCGCGGGGCGGAGGACGCGACGCCACGGTGGAGCATGATCGGGTACGGCCTCGGCCGCTCCGGGACCGGGCGCGTGCTGTCGTCGGGACTCATGGTCGTCGGCGCCGCCTTCGCGCTCTTCGCCACGCCGACCGGGCCCGTGACGTCCGGCGAGTTCTTCTTCGACGCCGGTGCCCGGCTGGAGGAGCAGCCGGTCCGGGCCGAGGTGCCGGGGGCGTCCGCCGAGATCGATACGGACTACTACGGGTTCTCCCCGCGCATTGACGGGACGCTCCGCCTGCCCGTGGTCGACGTGGGCGCGGCCACCGCCGGCGAGCTGCGCGAGACGTCCGTCGACGGCGCGATCGCCCTGGCCGCCCGGGACCTCGGGCGAGAGAACGGCGAGCAGGCGGCCGAGCTCGAACGGGCCGGCGCGAGAGTGGTGCTGTTCTACGACCAGGACAACCCGGGCCTGCAGGTCGACGTGTTGTACCCGCAGGTCGAGATTCCGGTCATCGGCACCAGCCGGGCCGCCGCGGCGCGGCTGCGCGAGCTGCTGGACGCGGGCCCG
This Jiangella alba DNA region includes the following protein-coding sequences:
- a CDS encoding S8 family serine peptidase translates to MTTGRERSKNGRRSARVALSAALAMVLTAGASTGAPPPAPPGAGEAGSGGAGQLITLVTGDRVLVGAGEPGRESVTMVPGPDSPSDAVQVRRTPDGTYVVPAAARPLLAAGALDPGLFDVTALVAQGYGDEDRPTLPLIVQYSGSGAAARELPGATVTAALNSIDAVAVEQDKDAAAQFWSTLSPADGARGAAGAISHVWLDGTVRASLDESVPQIGAPQAWEDGYAGAGAVIAVLDTGVDATHPDLAGRVVAEQNFSTSDDALDRFGHGTHVASIAAGTGAASDGSFRGVAPEAALISGKVLDDHGSGLVSDVIDGMEWAAEQGADVVNLSLGTEPTDGQDPASLAVDRLTEESGVLFVIAAGNFGDGPDTVTSPAAADAALAVGAVDGDDVLAPFSSRGPRLTDRAIKPEISAPGVEITAARSTTIDGGGDEAYMEASGTSMAAPHVAGAAAILAGQHPDWSAAQLRAVLMATAAPASDVSIYEQGAGRVDVAAAATVSVVPSAGELEFGHHRWPHDDVEPVTREVAYTNVSDAPVTLDVAVTATGAGPPLADSLTVTPSELTIPAGGTATAAVTADVAALGPGTYEAAVVATDPATQRSVRIPAGWYAEPETYDVTVRLVGRDGEPTPGEVDVVEVEQDSWAVEPAPDGTATLRLPPGTYSFGSFLHREAEDDRVTEFTLVVEPEVEVAGTTEVVLDAQSAEPVHTTVRGAEDATPRWSMIGYGLGRSGTGRVLSSGLMVVGAAFALFATPTGPVTSGEFFFDAGARLEEQPVRAEVPGASAEIDTDYYGFSPRIDGTLRLPVVDVGAATAGELRETSVDGAIALAARDLGRENGEQAAELERAGARVVLFYDQDNPGLQVDVLYPQVEIPVIGTSRAAAARLRELLDAGPVELELTSSAVTPYVYDLLHPVRGQIPERPRWQFRRSDLATIDVQFGAHTPTDVVSEARNGLSPSGNSMGGWYVPHVTAPSERTDHVLANEVQWWQEVLSHNTGDQGPVWREVERTYRPRQRAAVRWMSPVATHSLPDREAADYSVNRHGDTIDGLIGGFVHDPDHVQTWGSALEEYAMRLYRDDELLGEVPDRFAWFDVPAGPGTFRLELDGRLDQPWWRYSTRVSSAWTFDSAGDDGDGERLPLLLADYDVPGADASSTVPADEPIRVDVGLRHQAGSSAAEIDDVALEVSVDDGATWTPVRLRGADGRYRTTFDPGGAAGDAVTLRLTASDVDGNRLEQTVVRAFGLR